Proteins from one Panicum virgatum strain AP13 chromosome 7K, P.virgatum_v5, whole genome shotgun sequence genomic window:
- the LOC120641710 gene encoding nuclear pore complex protein NUP88-like isoform X2, with protein MTRITAPPPPPSPPGSPPPIRHSPAPATPLSRRRGRHSPSPSLALTPSSSASTFAATSSRPKLRPTPKRAYAPSQWVPLSSHPDFSRRDGGGGAAAWDATASRLYAWDPSACGAHRIGVRIRDPEAENDGEEVTVEAAVHSEMLMPETDLGYVVTHVSLNTDGSSLLLVGSHNLSVLYVHERVSEDGDTIICRTAPIASQILPSNNDGIKVLQASWHPFSNNHFAVLTSDVVFRLFDLSSDLEQPEQEFFLQPILPGKCQNASAICPVAFSFGSDHLWDRFSVFILFSDGSIFVLCPVVPFGSDYSKKYIQEMYEDVNAFGLESSNPNVVTNSHLAIAWLEATFPDLLHQSTDTNLLMSKAHPYAPVDDSLTLQGPLCRVCEENNESEGKSSNCEGKAVGFMYSSAGKDSILVTAWGSGQLQVDALADEIQPQWNIGISTRLNVDSHGQIKSVAMLCDSNSQDPLALRSHRPSSTGSNLKSNIEAVWMGHSPPLLRLAIVDLALSKAPSDSSLSLFPDPLVPERFYCAHGGGLDMVTLHFLPFSYPEMASTPPSVHPILTTGNSDTSSPFLSGFVTVADAYGHVQLIGITCLGECFVVEMKGWKEPTPLQLDIDSKSIKDVEPPGTGMISKELIAGPDPPILPSSSSLKSLTPDSIEGKSTLHHYIKVFHEYYVEYGHKVFIELKEHAYYVKTELEDKQKRLEAVKKSLLSIETKDQEINKRIDRAFKVYELLEKRIDSFKMLPAANKKPLSQAEQEFKAQLDRFADVELDALRSSIAALSVRMKRFAQQSVGGVAGTGVVPWQAPKTGRSHISESQMSLLKSSLEKLSLLNEENNLKLQIIDNELKNKEQ; from the exons ATGACTCGcatcaccgcgccgccgccgccgccctcgcccccgGGGTCCCCGCCGCCCATCCGccactcgccggcgccggcgaccccgctgtcccgccgccgcggccgccactcGCCGTCCCCGTCCCTGGCGCTCACCCCCTCCTCATCCGCCTCGAccttcgccgccacctcctcgagGCCCAAGCTGCGCCCCACGCCGAAGCGGGCCTACGCGCCGTCGCAGTGGGTGCCACTGTCCTCCCACCCCGACTTCTCCagacgcgacggcggcggtggcgccgccgcgtgGGACGCCACAGCGTCGCGGCTGTACGCGTGGGACCCTTCGGCGTGCGGCGCCCACCGGATAGGCGTGCGGATTAGGGACCCGGAGGCGGAGAATGACGGGGAGGAGGTCACCGTGGAAGCCGCCGTGCATTCCGAG ATGTTGATGCCAGAGACTGATCTTGGTTATGTGGTCACTCATGTATCACTCAACACTGATGGCTCATCACTGCTTCTTGTTGGATCACATAATCTAAGTGTCCTGTATGTACATGAGAGGGTGTCTGAAGACGGTGATACAATCATATGCAG GACTGCACCAATTGCTTCCCAGATTCTACCTAGCAACAATGATGGCATAAAAGTTCTGCAGGCATCTTGGCATCCTTTTAGCAACAACCATTTTGCAGTTTTGACATCAGATGTTGTTTTCAG ATTATTTGATCTATCATCCGATTTAGAGCAGCCAGAGCAGGAATTTTTTTTGCAGCCAATACTACCTGGAAAATGTCAGAATGCTTCGGCAATTTGTCCAGTAGCATTCTCTTTTGGGAGTGATCATCTATGGGATAGATTTTCG GTTTTCATCTTATTCAGTGATGGTTCAATTTTTGTGCTATGTCCTGTTGTTCCATTTGGAAG TGACTACAGCAAGAAATATATTCAAGAAATGTATGAAGATGTTAATGCATTTGGATTGGAATCTTCAAATCCAAATGTCGTCACTAACTCACATTTGGCCATAGCTTGGTTGGAGGCAACATTTCCTGACTTGTTACATCAATCAACAGATACCAACTTGCTGATGTCAAAAGCTCATCCATATGCGCCTGTAGATGATTCTCTAACTTTACAG GGGCCTCTTTGTAGAGTTTGTGAGGAAAACAACGAATCTGAAGGTAAGAGTAGCAATTGTGAAGGCAAAGCTGTAGGTTTTATGTACAGTTCTGCTGGCAAAGATTCAATTCTTGTGACGGCATGGGGTAGTGGACAGCTCCAGGTTGATGCTCTTGCTGATGAAATTCAACCGCAGTGGAACATTGGGATTTCTACTCGACTTAATGTTGATTCACATGGACAAATAAAGAGTGTTGCCATGTTATGTGATTCCAATTCACAAGATCCATTGGCCTTGAGATCGCATCGACCATCCAGTACAGGATCCAATTTGAAGAGCAACATAGAAGCCGTTTGGATGGGGCACTCTCCTCCTTTGCTAAGGCTCGCAATTGTGGATTTGGCGCTATCAAAAGCTCCCAGTGATAGCTCTTTGTCCTTGTTTCCGGATCCGCTTGTTCCAGAGAGATTTTATTGTGCTCATGGTGGGGGGCTTGACATGGTCACACTGCACTTCCTACCATTTTCATACCCTGAAATGGCTTCAACGCCACCCTCCGTGCATCCTATCCTCACGACAGGCAATAGTGACACAAGTTCTCCTTTCCTTTCTGGATTTGTTACCGTAGCTGATGCATATGGTCATGTACAATTAATTGGTATCACATGCCTGGGTGAGTGCTTTGTGGTGGAGATGAAGGGTTGGAAGGAACCaacacctcttcagcttgaCATAGATAGCAAGAGTATTAAGGATGTGGAGCCTCCTGGAACTGGAATGATCAGCAAAGAGCTTATTGCTGGTCCAGACCCACCCATACTTCCATCTTCATCAAGCCTGAAGTCATTGACCCCTGACTCAATTGAAGGAAAATCCACGCTTCATCACTATATTAAGGTCTTCCATGAGTACTATGTGGAGTACGGACACAAG GTTTTCATTGAGCTCAAGGAGCATGCATACTATGTGAAGACAGAGCTTGAAGACAAACAGAAACGCTTAGAAGCAGTGAAGAAATCACTTCTATCCATAGAAACCAAAGACCAAGAAATTAACAAGAGGATAGATCGGGCCTTCAAGGTGTATGAATTGTTGGAGAAGCGGATAGATAGCTTCAAGATGCTTCCTGCTGCAAATAAGAAACCATTATCTCAGGCAGAGCAGGAGTTTAAGGCACAGCTTG ATAGGTTTGCAGATGTGGAGCTGGATGCTTTACGTTCTTCTATTGCTGCCCTTAGCGTGAGGATGAAGCGGTTTGCTCAACAATCTGTGGGAGGTGTAGCTGGCACAGGAGTGGTGCCGTGGCAGGCACCAAAGACGGGACGAAGTCATATTTCAGAATCCCAGATGTCACTACTGAAATCTTCACTCGAGAAGCTCTCGCTCCTTAACGAAGAGAACAATCTGAAGCTTCAGATAATTGATAATGAACTCAAGAACAAAGAGCAATAG
- the LOC120641708 gene encoding uncharacterized protein LOC120641708 produces the protein MEQSGPKKSNKITEIVRMQQMLKKWRKLSVAPKHPGSPTAGTGADGNGGGGGGGGESKAKKFLKRTLSFTESPPSGSPPPPPKGHLAVCVGPAMQRFVIPMEYLKHRAFAALLREAEEEFGFQQEGVLRIPCEVPVFETILKAVEKNKKDAAFCYCSVEYAADEVARGTPNNPLCR, from the coding sequence ATGGAGCAGTCCGGCCCCAAGAAGTCGAACAAGATCACCGAGATCGTGCGCATGCAGCAGATGCTCAAGAAGTGGCGCAAGCTCTCGGTCGCCCCCAAGCACCCCGGCTCGCCgaccgccggcaccggcgccgatggcaacggaggcggcggcggcggcggcggcgagagcaaGGCCAAGAAGTTCCTCAAGCGGACGCTGTCCTTCACGGAAAGCCCGCCCTcgggctccccgccgccgccgcccaagggGCACCTGGCGGTGTGCGTGGGCCCCGCGATGCAGCGGTTCGTCATCCCGATGGAGTACCTCAAGCACCGCGCCTTCGCGGCGCTGCtgcgggaggccgaggaggagttCGGGTTCCAGCAGGAGGGCGTGCTCCGCATCCCCTGCGAGGTCCCCGTCTTCGAGACCATCCTCAAGGCCGtcgagaagaacaagaaggacGCCGCCTTCTGCTACTGCAGCGTCGAGTACGCCGCCGACGAGGTCGCACGCGGCACCCCCAACAACCCGCTCTGCAGATAG
- the LOC120641710 gene encoding nuclear pore complex protein NUP88-like isoform X1, with protein sequence MTRITAPPPPPSPPGSPPPIRHSPAPATPLSRRRGRHSPSPSLALTPSSSASTFAATSSRPKLRPTPKRAYAPSQWVPLSSHPDFSRRDGGGGAAAWDATASRLYAWDPSACGAHRIGVRIRDPEAENDGEEVTVEAAVHSEMLMPETDLGYVVTHVSLNTDGSSLLLVGSHNLSVLYVHERVSEDGDTIICRYEIHNRTAPIASQILPSNNDGIKVLQASWHPFSNNHFAVLTSDVVFRLFDLSSDLEQPEQEFFLQPILPGKCQNASAICPVAFSFGSDHLWDRFSVFILFSDGSIFVLCPVVPFGSDYSKKYIQEMYEDVNAFGLESSNPNVVTNSHLAIAWLEATFPDLLHQSTDTNLLMSKAHPYAPVDDSLTLQGPLCRVCEENNESEGKSSNCEGKAVGFMYSSAGKDSILVTAWGSGQLQVDALADEIQPQWNIGISTRLNVDSHGQIKSVAMLCDSNSQDPLALRSHRPSSTGSNLKSNIEAVWMGHSPPLLRLAIVDLALSKAPSDSSLSLFPDPLVPERFYCAHGGGLDMVTLHFLPFSYPEMASTPPSVHPILTTGNSDTSSPFLSGFVTVADAYGHVQLIGITCLGECFVVEMKGWKEPTPLQLDIDSKSIKDVEPPGTGMISKELIAGPDPPILPSSSSLKSLTPDSIEGKSTLHHYIKVFHEYYVEYGHKVFIELKEHAYYVKTELEDKQKRLEAVKKSLLSIETKDQEINKRIDRAFKVYELLEKRIDSFKMLPAANKKPLSQAEQEFKAQLDRFADVELDALRSSIAALSVRMKRFAQQSVGGVAGTGVVPWQAPKTGRSHISESQMSLLKSSLEKLSLLNEENNLKLQIIDNELKNKEQ encoded by the exons ATGACTCGcatcaccgcgccgccgccgccgccctcgcccccgGGGTCCCCGCCGCCCATCCGccactcgccggcgccggcgaccccgctgtcccgccgccgcggccgccactcGCCGTCCCCGTCCCTGGCGCTCACCCCCTCCTCATCCGCCTCGAccttcgccgccacctcctcgagGCCCAAGCTGCGCCCCACGCCGAAGCGGGCCTACGCGCCGTCGCAGTGGGTGCCACTGTCCTCCCACCCCGACTTCTCCagacgcgacggcggcggtggcgccgccgcgtgGGACGCCACAGCGTCGCGGCTGTACGCGTGGGACCCTTCGGCGTGCGGCGCCCACCGGATAGGCGTGCGGATTAGGGACCCGGAGGCGGAGAATGACGGGGAGGAGGTCACCGTGGAAGCCGCCGTGCATTCCGAG ATGTTGATGCCAGAGACTGATCTTGGTTATGTGGTCACTCATGTATCACTCAACACTGATGGCTCATCACTGCTTCTTGTTGGATCACATAATCTAAGTGTCCTGTATGTACATGAGAGGGTGTCTGAAGACGGTGATACAATCATATGCAG ATATGAAATTCACAACAGGACTGCACCAATTGCTTCCCAGATTCTACCTAGCAACAATGATGGCATAAAAGTTCTGCAGGCATCTTGGCATCCTTTTAGCAACAACCATTTTGCAGTTTTGACATCAGATGTTGTTTTCAG ATTATTTGATCTATCATCCGATTTAGAGCAGCCAGAGCAGGAATTTTTTTTGCAGCCAATACTACCTGGAAAATGTCAGAATGCTTCGGCAATTTGTCCAGTAGCATTCTCTTTTGGGAGTGATCATCTATGGGATAGATTTTCG GTTTTCATCTTATTCAGTGATGGTTCAATTTTTGTGCTATGTCCTGTTGTTCCATTTGGAAG TGACTACAGCAAGAAATATATTCAAGAAATGTATGAAGATGTTAATGCATTTGGATTGGAATCTTCAAATCCAAATGTCGTCACTAACTCACATTTGGCCATAGCTTGGTTGGAGGCAACATTTCCTGACTTGTTACATCAATCAACAGATACCAACTTGCTGATGTCAAAAGCTCATCCATATGCGCCTGTAGATGATTCTCTAACTTTACAG GGGCCTCTTTGTAGAGTTTGTGAGGAAAACAACGAATCTGAAGGTAAGAGTAGCAATTGTGAAGGCAAAGCTGTAGGTTTTATGTACAGTTCTGCTGGCAAAGATTCAATTCTTGTGACGGCATGGGGTAGTGGACAGCTCCAGGTTGATGCTCTTGCTGATGAAATTCAACCGCAGTGGAACATTGGGATTTCTACTCGACTTAATGTTGATTCACATGGACAAATAAAGAGTGTTGCCATGTTATGTGATTCCAATTCACAAGATCCATTGGCCTTGAGATCGCATCGACCATCCAGTACAGGATCCAATTTGAAGAGCAACATAGAAGCCGTTTGGATGGGGCACTCTCCTCCTTTGCTAAGGCTCGCAATTGTGGATTTGGCGCTATCAAAAGCTCCCAGTGATAGCTCTTTGTCCTTGTTTCCGGATCCGCTTGTTCCAGAGAGATTTTATTGTGCTCATGGTGGGGGGCTTGACATGGTCACACTGCACTTCCTACCATTTTCATACCCTGAAATGGCTTCAACGCCACCCTCCGTGCATCCTATCCTCACGACAGGCAATAGTGACACAAGTTCTCCTTTCCTTTCTGGATTTGTTACCGTAGCTGATGCATATGGTCATGTACAATTAATTGGTATCACATGCCTGGGTGAGTGCTTTGTGGTGGAGATGAAGGGTTGGAAGGAACCaacacctcttcagcttgaCATAGATAGCAAGAGTATTAAGGATGTGGAGCCTCCTGGAACTGGAATGATCAGCAAAGAGCTTATTGCTGGTCCAGACCCACCCATACTTCCATCTTCATCAAGCCTGAAGTCATTGACCCCTGACTCAATTGAAGGAAAATCCACGCTTCATCACTATATTAAGGTCTTCCATGAGTACTATGTGGAGTACGGACACAAG GTTTTCATTGAGCTCAAGGAGCATGCATACTATGTGAAGACAGAGCTTGAAGACAAACAGAAACGCTTAGAAGCAGTGAAGAAATCACTTCTATCCATAGAAACCAAAGACCAAGAAATTAACAAGAGGATAGATCGGGCCTTCAAGGTGTATGAATTGTTGGAGAAGCGGATAGATAGCTTCAAGATGCTTCCTGCTGCAAATAAGAAACCATTATCTCAGGCAGAGCAGGAGTTTAAGGCACAGCTTG ATAGGTTTGCAGATGTGGAGCTGGATGCTTTACGTTCTTCTATTGCTGCCCTTAGCGTGAGGATGAAGCGGTTTGCTCAACAATCTGTGGGAGGTGTAGCTGGCACAGGAGTGGTGCCGTGGCAGGCACCAAAGACGGGACGAAGTCATATTTCAGAATCCCAGATGTCACTACTGAAATCTTCACTCGAGAAGCTCTCGCTCCTTAACGAAGAGAACAATCTGAAGCTTCAGATAATTGATAATGAACTCAAGAACAAAGAGCAATAG